In the genome of Halanaerobiales bacterium, one region contains:
- a CDS encoding nitroreductase family protein, which yields MEEEKNEVIETMLNHKTIRNYKEKVPSDKKIKKIVRAGQQAPFVSQMYSVLLTKKGNIPFDAPLLFTICVDIHKLEKVMEKRNWDLVTNDLSLLLFGIQDASLMAENMVIAGESEGLGSCFLGMAPYYADKIIEEYDLPEKVFPVVQLVMGYPEKDKETRPRYPMDFVLFEDEYPELDNEKIDKAMKKMDEGYLAQDYYKNLNAKIPIKKDKNDEFTYENYSWTEHISRKWGQWYEKPDKIIEQLKKCGFDLSCNSHQGRH from the coding sequence ATGGAAGAAGAAAAAAATGAAGTTATAGAAACTATGTTAAATCACAAAACTATTAGAAATTATAAAGAAAAGGTCCCTTCTGATAAAAAAATAAAAAAAATAGTAAGAGCCGGTCAGCAGGCTCCATTTGTATCTCAAATGTATAGTGTTCTATTAACTAAAAAAGGAAATATTCCTTTTGATGCTCCACTGCTATTTACAATTTGCGTTGATATTCATAAATTAGAAAAGGTAATGGAAAAAAGAAACTGGGATCTGGTTACAAATGATTTATCACTTTTATTATTTGGGATTCAGGATGCTTCTTTAATGGCTGAAAATATGGTTATAGCAGGAGAAAGTGAAGGATTGGGCAGCTGTTTTTTAGGCATGGCTCCCTATTATGCTGATAAAATAATTGAGGAATATGATTTACCAGAAAAAGTATTTCCAGTTGTTCAATTAGTAATGGGTTATCCAGAAAAAGACAAAGAAACACGCCCTCGTTATCCAATGGATTTTGTTTTATTTGAAGATGAGTATCCAGAATTAGATAATGAAAAGATTGACAAAGCAATGAAAAAAATGGATGAAGGATATTTGGCCCAGGATTATTATAAAAATCTTAATGCTAAAATTCCAATTAAAAAAGATAAAAATGATGAATTTACTTATGAAAATTATAGCTGGACAGAACATATTTCTCGAAAATGGGGACAGTGGTATGAGAAACCTGACAAAATAATAGAACAGTTGAAAAAATGTGGTTTTGATTTAAGTTGTAATTCTCATCAGGGCAGACATTAA